The proteins below come from a single Aegilops tauschii subsp. strangulata cultivar AL8/78 chromosome 6, Aet v6.0, whole genome shotgun sequence genomic window:
- the LOC141025268 gene encoding flavonoid 3',5'-hydroxylase-like has product MLHLHVPLTPSSAPVPEPQLRLRPPASTRTSWRPPPQHAAAGRSGPSLRSGGAGAQVWSHHVPEDGYLRCGGGVVALGRTDVPEGALDERFTNLPPVASAEDISCGCRNMVFANYGPKWKLMRKLSNVHLLGERAVADWTSVRRYEAGRALHDMLEELELLIDQQKAIYTPSVQ; this is encoded by the coding sequence ATGCTGCACCTTCATGTGCCTCTTACTCCATCTAGCGCTCCGGTCCCTGAACCCCAACTCCGCCTCCGGCCGCCGGCTTCCACCAGGACCTCGTGGCGTCCCCCTCCTCAGCACGCTGCCGCTGGTCGGTCTGGCCCCTCACTCCGGTCTGGCGGCGCTGGCGCGCAAGTATGGTCCCATCATGTACCTGAGGATGGGTACCTGCGGTGTGGTGGTGGCGTCGTCGCCCTCGGCCGCACGGACGTTCCTGAAGGCGCGCTGGACGAGCGGTTCACGAACCTGCCGCCGGTGGCCAGCGCGGAGGACATCTCGTGCGGGTGCCGGAACATGGTGTTCGCCAACTACGGGCCCAAGTGGAAGCTGATGCGGAAGCTGTCGAACGTGCACCTTCTCGGGGAACGCGCGGTCGCGGACTGGACGAGCGTGCGCCGCTACGAGGCCGGACGCGCCCTGCATGACATGCTGGAAGAATTAGAGTTGTTGATTGACCAACAAAAAgccatatatactccctccgtccagtgA
- the LOC109782004 gene encoding flavonoid 3',5'-hydroxylase 1 — translation MQLAAVCTDPFVICCTFMCLLLHLALRSLNPNSASGRRLPPGPRGVPVLGALPLVGPAPHSGLLALARKYGPVMYLRMGTCGVVVASSPSAARTFLKALDQRFANRPAVASAEDMSYGCQNMVFANYGPKWKLLRKLSSVHLLGASAVAGWASVRRDEAGRALRAVLEAADAGRPVVVPEMLVCALANIVGQITVSKRVFDAQGDESNTYKEMIKSLLTGTGLFNISDFVPALSWLDLQGVQAKLRRIHIQFDGLVTKWLAEHAATAEDRLREGRLDFVDKLRAINDDEGGETITEVNIKGLITDMFTAGTDTSSIIVEWAMAEMIKSPSIMARAQEEMDRVIGRDRRLEESDIANLPYLQAICKEAMRLHPSTPLSLPHFSFEECEVDGHHVPANTRLIINIWAIGRDPDAWEDPLEFRPERFLSGPAAKIDPMGNNFELIPFGAGRRICAGMLAGMVFVQYFLGMLVHAFEWRLPDGEDKVDMAETFGLALPKTVPLKAVVKPRLVPAAYT, via the exons ATGCAGCTCGCCGCTGTGTGCACCGACCCGTTCGTGATATGCTGCACCTTCATGTGCCTCTTACTCCATCTAGCGCTCCGCTCTCTGAACCCCAACTCGGCCTCCGGCCGCCGGCTTCCACCGGGACCTCGTGGCGTCCCCGTCCTCGGCGCGCTGCCGCTGGTCGGCCCGGCCCCTCACTCCGGTCTCTTGGCGCTGGCGCGCAAGTATGGTCCCGTCATGTACCTGAGGATGGGAACCTGCGGCGTGGTGGTGGCCTCGTCGCCCTCGGCCGCACGGACGTTCCTGAAGGCGCTCGACCAGCGGTTCGCGAACCGGCCGGCGGTGGCCAGCGCGGAGGACATGTCGTACGGGTGCCAGAACATGGTGTTCGCCAACTATGGGCCCAAGTGGAAGCTGTTGCGGAAGCTGTCGAGCGTGCACCTCCTGGGGGCTAGCGCGGTCGCGGGCTGGGCGAGCGTGCGCCGCGACGAGGCCGGGCGCGCGCTGCGTGCCGTCCTGGAGGCCGCGGACGCCGGGCGGCCGGTCGTCGTGCCGGAGATGCTCGTGTGCGCGCTCGCCAACATCGTGGGCCAGATCACCGTGAGCAAGCGGGTGTTCGACGCGCAGGGCGACGAGTCCAACACCTACAAGGAGATGATCAAGTCGCTCCTCACCGGCACCGGCCTCTTCAACATCAGCGACTTCGTGCCGGCGCTCTCGTGGCTGGACCTGCAGGGCGTGCAGGCCAAGCTGCGCCGGATCCACATCCAGTTCGACGGGCTCGTCACCAAATGGCTGGCCGAGCACGCGGCGACCGCCGAGGACCGTCTCCGGGAGGGCCGCCTGGACTTCGTGGACAAGCTCCGTGCCATCAACGACGACGAGGGGGGCGAGACCATCACCGAGGTCAACATCAAGGGCCTCATCACG GACATGTTCACGGCCGGTACGGACACGTCGTCGATCATCGTGGAGTGGGCAATGGCGGAGATGATCAAAAGCCCGTCTATCATGGCACGCGCCCAGGAGGAGATGGACCGTGTCATCGGTCGTGACCGCCGCCTCGAGGAATCTGACATTGCCAACCTCCCCTACCTGCAAGCTATATGCAAAGAGGCCATGCGCCTCCACCCCTCCACGCCGCTCAGCCTCCCGCACTTCTCCTTTGAGGAGTGTGAGGTCGATGGACACCATGTCCCTGCCAACACACGGCTCATCATCAACATCTGGGCCATCGGCCGGGACCCGGACGCATGGGAGGATCCCTTGGAATTCCGGCCAGAGCGTTTCCTGTCCGGGCCGGCGGCCAAGATCGACCCGATGGGGAACAATTTCGAACTGATCCCGTTTGGCGCCGGTAGAAGGATATGCGCTGGGATGCTGGCCGGAATGGTGTTTGTGCAGTATTTCCTGGGAATGCTGGTGCACGCATTTGAGTGGCGGCTGCCAGACGGAGAGGATAAGGTGGACATGGCTGAGACCTTCGGGCTGGCACTGCCCAAGACCGTCCCGCTCAAGGCCGTCGTCAAGCCGCGGCTTGTGCCGGCCGCATACACATGA